A single window of Syntrophus aciditrophicus SB DNA harbors:
- a CDS encoding PAS domain S-box protein, whose protein sequence is MKNKNKTKVQLANEFEEMRMRMMKLESGEAHHMQAEFCKETLRQSILSLEVDTGAPGIADILDAPMIESLMNSFHEFTHIPLAIVDLRGKVLAGPGWGDICKRFHRVHPDTCRNCIESDILLSAGIPAGEYKLYKCKNNMWDIATPIIVDGKHLGNVISGQFFFDDESVDYELFRLQAKKYGFPEKEYIAALEAVPRFSRKSMDAGMTFLMKLARMISQMSYSNIKLVQSLEERETLMKSVLAAEDKYRGIFENALEGIYRITTSGRFLDANPALAHIFGYDTPEALINAVTPVGELLHVDPQSREQFIAIMDQQDYATYEGKMLKKDGSPFWIHLRGRAVRDAEGKTIHYEGFAEDITEKKKIDEELKHYRDDLEAMVTERTFQLQEKNRQLISEIAERKRVEEALSKNEALYRNLFENIPIGMFQTNFEEGGFISVNPAYAKILGYESPEDLKSSVANVAKIHVDPKDRDTILAALRDRDWYHAEYPRLRKDGSVMIGKVAIRSVLKADGSVDYIEGIVEDVTERRLAEEKLKKYAEEVTDLYENAPCGYHSLAKDGTIIRINNTELTWLGYSREEVVGKMKFTDLIPPDESASFWQTFPLLQKQGRVSNIEGKLTRRDGSILPVLINATTIFDENGNFLMSRSSVFDNTERKKIEDALVENEVLYRNLFENASIGMFQSTLEGQFIRINKAYATMLGYDSPEEVISTITDTSTQIHTDPENRTKLLAALKQEGWCYAEQPYLRKDGTIMIAELAVRKVTGQDGAISYLEGIVEDITKWKKAEEALMKSERELRIKAHNLLEVNTTMKVLLDTMERDQEELKERILTNIKEQVLPWLEKLKKRPLQDVEKDYIQMAESQLAEIASPFIHKLTSSFLNLTKKEIQVASLVREGKTSKEIAELLNSKKRVIDFHRENIRKKLGLNNKKGSLAILLRSFS, encoded by the coding sequence ATGAAAAACAAGAATAAGACTAAAGTTCAACTCGCCAATGAGTTTGAAGAGATGAGAATGAGGATGATGAAATTGGAATCCGGTGAAGCACATCACATGCAGGCAGAATTTTGTAAAGAAACCCTGCGGCAGAGCATTTTGTCCCTTGAAGTCGACACGGGGGCTCCAGGGATTGCCGACATTCTCGATGCCCCGATGATTGAGTCGCTTATGAATAGTTTTCATGAGTTTACCCACATCCCCCTTGCAATTGTTGATCTCAGGGGAAAGGTGCTGGCTGGTCCGGGATGGGGGGATATATGTAAAAGATTCCATCGAGTTCACCCTGATACCTGCAGAAACTGCATCGAAAGCGACATCCTGCTATCCGCCGGCATTCCGGCCGGCGAGTATAAACTTTACAAATGCAAAAACAACATGTGGGACATAGCGACTCCGATTATCGTAGATGGTAAGCATTTGGGAAACGTAATTTCCGGTCAATTCTTTTTTGATGACGAGTCTGTTGATTATGAACTGTTTCGATTGCAGGCCAAAAAATACGGATTTCCCGAGAAAGAGTATATTGCCGCACTGGAAGCTGTTCCGCGGTTCAGCAGAAAATCAATGGATGCAGGGATGACTTTTCTCATGAAGCTTGCCAGGATGATTTCCCAGATGAGTTACAGCAATATCAAGCTGGTTCAGTCGCTGGAAGAACGGGAAACCTTGATGAAATCGGTGCTGGCGGCAGAGGATAAGTACCGGGGCATTTTCGAAAATGCTTTGGAGGGAATTTATCGTATAACCACTTCGGGGCGCTTTCTTGATGCCAATCCGGCGTTGGCCCATATTTTCGGCTATGACACGCCAGAGGCGTTGATCAATGCGGTAACCCCCGTAGGGGAACTGCTTCATGTCGATCCCCAAAGCCGCGAGCAGTTCATAGCTATTATGGATCAGCAGGACTATGCCACTTATGAAGGGAAGATGCTCAAGAAGGACGGCAGCCCATTCTGGATACATTTAAGAGGGCGAGCTGTTCGCGACGCTGAAGGTAAAACGATCCATTACGAAGGGTTTGCCGAGGATATTACCGAAAAGAAAAAGATTGACGAAGAATTGAAACATTATCGCGACGATCTGGAGGCAATGGTCACGGAGCGGACGTTTCAGCTTCAAGAAAAAAACAGACAATTGATTTCCGAAATTGCTGAACGGAAACGAGTTGAGGAAGCACTTTCAAAAAACGAAGCTTTATATAGAAACCTGTTCGAAAACATTCCGATTGGAATGTTTCAGACCAACTTTGAAGAGGGCGGTTTCATATCTGTAAACCCCGCCTATGCAAAGATTTTGGGTTATGAATCGCCGGAAGATCTTAAATCATCCGTGGCAAATGTCGCAAAAATCCATGTCGACCCCAAAGACCGTGACACAATCCTTGCTGCCCTCAGAGATCGGGATTGGTATCATGCCGAGTACCCGCGTCTACGCAAGGACGGCAGCGTTATGATAGGAAAGGTGGCAATTCGAAGTGTACTCAAGGCCGATGGCAGTGTTGACTATATAGAAGGGATTGTGGAGGATGTCACGGAAAGGAGATTGGCGGAAGAGAAGTTGAAAAAGTATGCAGAGGAAGTAACTGACCTGTACGAGAATGCACCCTGTGGTTACCATTCACTGGCGAAGGACGGGACGATTATCCGCATTAATAACACGGAACTGACTTGGCTGGGCTATTCTCGTGAAGAAGTGGTCGGTAAGATGAAGTTTACTGATTTGATCCCGCCGGATGAATCAGCGTCGTTCTGGCAAACCTTTCCCCTTCTGCAGAAGCAGGGACGTGTGAGTAATATAGAAGGCAAGCTGACTCGAAGGGATGGAAGTATATTGCCTGTGCTTATTAACGCAACTACAATTTTCGACGAGAACGGAAATTTTCTGATGAGCCGATCATCTGTTTTTGACAATACGGAACGGAAAAAGATCGAAGATGCCCTTGTTGAAAACGAAGTTTTGTATAGAAACTTGTTTGAGAATGCGTCAATCGGTATGTTTCAGTCTACTCTCGAGGGGCAATTTATCCGCATTAATAAGGCTTATGCGACAATGCTCGGATATGACTCTCCCGAAGAAGTCATTTCAACCATTACAGATACCTCGACCCAGATTCACACTGATCCGGAAAACCGCACCAAACTTCTTGCAGCCCTGAAACAGGAGGGCTGGTGTTATGCCGAACAGCCATATCTTCGCAAGGATGGCACTATTATGATCGCAGAACTCGCTGTCCGGAAAGTCACCGGGCAGGATGGAGCCATATCCTATCTGGAAGGTATTGTAGAAGACATCACGAAATGGAAAAAGGCGGAGGAGGCTTTAATGAAAAGCGAAAGAGAATTGCGAATAAAGGCTCATAATCTGCTGGAAGTCAATACAACCATGAAGGTCCTTCTGGATACCATGGAAAGGGACCAGGAAGAATTAAAAGAAAGAATTTTAACCAACATCAAAGAGCAGGTTCTGCCCTGGCTGGAGAAACTGAAAAAGAGACCGTTGCAGGATGTCGAAAAGGACTATATCCAAATGGCGGAATCACAACTTGCTGAAATTGCCTCCCCATTTATACATAAATTAACCTCCAGCTTTCTGAATCTTACAAAAAAAGAGATCCAGGTTGCATCCCTGGTGAGGGAAGGCAAGACATCAAAGGAAATAGCAGAACTCTTAAATTCTAAAAAGCGAGTCATCGACTTTCACAGAGAAAACATCAGAAAAAAGTTGGGCTTAAACAATAAAAAAGGAAGCCTTGCAATTTTGCTCCGTTCCTTTTCATAA
- a CDS encoding IS110 family transposase — protein MSLSAVLGIDLAKQKFDAALLVDGKTKHKTCKNSGEGFEALTLWLTKQEVEKVHVCLEATGSCGDDLAIYLHEAGHIVSIVNPARIKGFAQSELIRTKTDKMDAALIARFCLAMKPKEWIPPLPEIRTLKALVRRVDSLVDMRSQEKNRLSTSHESVSSLIKDHIAYLDQEIEKTRKQIAGLSQDGGTGR, from the coding sequence ATGTCTTTATCGGCTGTTCTTGGGATAGATCTGGCGAAGCAGAAATTTGATGCTGCCCTTCTTGTCGATGGGAAGACCAAGCATAAGACCTGCAAAAATTCAGGGGAAGGATTTGAGGCATTGACCCTTTGGCTTACGAAGCAGGAGGTTGAGAAGGTCCATGTCTGTCTGGAAGCGACTGGCAGCTGTGGAGATGATTTGGCCATCTATCTTCATGAGGCCGGTCATATCGTCAGTATTGTAAATCCGGCCAGAATCAAGGGGTTTGCCCAGAGTGAACTGATTCGTACAAAAACGGATAAGATGGATGCCGCTCTGATTGCCCGGTTCTGCCTGGCTATGAAGCCCAAGGAATGGATTCCTCCTTTACCGGAGATTAGAACCTTGAAAGCGCTGGTCAGAAGGGTTGATAGTCTGGTCGACATGCGCAGTCAGGAGAAAAACCGGCTCAGCACATCGCATGAGTCTGTTTCTTCTTTAATCAAAGATCATATCGCTTATCTGGATCAGGAAATTGAAAAAACTCGGAAACAAATTGCAGGGCTCAGTCAAGATGGTGGAACCGGGCGGTGA
- a CDS encoding tyrosine-type recombinase/integrase, with protein sequence MPLRICLPVERKPQTVNGYLRHIKSALTYALDDGLIDKKPKIKMVPEDRQSIAERIISPKDLKTILAAAYADDPDFGRYLTLLLWTGARRREAHELNWQDCALDNKSAPLTKTKGKRNRRVPLLQPVIDALEPVKKDIGRIFPQWHPDTVYKWFHDMAKSCGVTARFHHLD encoded by the coding sequence GTGCCGCTCCGGATTTGTTTACCCGTGGAGCGGAAGCCGCAAACCGTCAACGGATATCTTCGCCATATCAAGTCTGCCCTCACCTATGCCCTGGATGACGGCCTCATCGACAAAAAACCGAAGATCAAGATGGTCCCTGAAGACAGGCAAAGCATTGCGGAGAGAATCATATCTCCGAAAGACCTGAAGACAATTCTTGCAGCCGCTTATGCAGATGATCCGGATTTCGGGAGATATCTGACTCTGCTGCTCTGGACCGGAGCCAGGAGACGCGAGGCCCACGAACTAAACTGGCAGGATTGCGCCCTTGACAATAAAAGCGCCCCTTTGACCAAAACAAAAGGCAAGCGCAATCGCCGGGTGCCCCTGCTGCAACCTGTCATTGATGCACTGGAACCTGTCAAAAAGGATATTGGCCGTATTTTCCCGCAATGGCACCCGGACACCGTTTATAAGTGGTTTCACGACATGGCAAAATCATGTGGCGTCACCGCCCGGTTCCACCATCTTGACTGA
- a CDS encoding sodium ion-translocating decarboxylase subunit beta — protein MNIDVLSLFQGIATLVGQDPTFAVARIVLMLLGISFVYLGYKGILEALIMIPMGLGMATVNASVLFFPDGKTGTIFLDPLVTDPSALVNILQINWLQPIYTMSFTNGLIACLVFIGIGVLCDIGFVLARPFSSMFLALWGELGSVAVFPLAVAFGMTPQEAAATAIVGGADGPMVLFTSLMLSPHLFVPIGIVAYLYLSLCYGLYPYLIKALIPKKMRAIQMDLKGMPQITPLQKIMFSTITVTILCLLFPVAGPLFVSFFLGIVIREAGVKPYIEFIETTLLYSSTFFLGLLLGVLCEAGTILNPVVLKILILGSTALMVSGVGGLIGGILLYYFSGKKYNPVIGIAGVSCTPTTAKVAQKVVFKANPRAMVMPLALGANVSGVITTAILAGIYCTLLK, from the coding sequence ATGAATATCGATGTATTATCATTGTTTCAGGGTATTGCCACGCTGGTCGGGCAGGACCCGACATTTGCAGTAGCCCGCATCGTATTGATGCTTCTGGGAATATCCTTCGTTTATCTTGGCTACAAGGGAATCCTGGAAGCCCTCATCATGATCCCCATGGGCCTGGGGATGGCAACGGTCAATGCGTCCGTTTTATTTTTTCCCGACGGAAAAACGGGAACCATTTTTCTTGATCCCCTGGTTACAGATCCCTCGGCCCTGGTCAATATTTTACAGATCAACTGGCTCCAGCCCATCTACACGATGAGCTTCACCAACGGATTGATCGCCTGCCTCGTTTTCATCGGCATTGGGGTATTGTGCGACATCGGCTTTGTGCTGGCACGCCCCTTCAGCAGCATGTTCCTCGCGCTCTGGGGCGAGTTGGGTTCCGTTGCCGTCTTCCCGCTGGCCGTGGCCTTCGGCATGACCCCCCAGGAAGCGGCGGCGACAGCCATCGTCGGCGGCGCCGACGGCCCCATGGTGCTGTTCACCTCCCTGATGCTGTCCCCGCACCTTTTCGTTCCCATCGGCATTGTGGCCTATCTTTATCTCAGCCTCTGCTACGGTTTGTATCCCTATCTGATCAAGGCTTTGATTCCCAAGAAAATGCGGGCCATTCAAATGGATCTCAAAGGCATGCCGCAGATTACACCTCTGCAAAAAATCATGTTTTCTACGATTACCGTCACCATCCTCTGCCTGCTTTTTCCTGTTGCCGGACCGCTCTTCGTGTCCTTTTTCCTTGGCATTGTAATCCGGGAAGCGGGCGTCAAGCCTTATATTGAATTTATTGAGACTACGTTGCTCTACAGCTCAACCTTCTTCCTGGGCCTGCTTCTCGGTGTTCTCTGCGAGGCCGGCACCATTCTCAATCCAGTTGTCCTGAAGATCCTGATCCTCGGTTCCACGGCACTGATGGTATCAGGAGTTGGCGGTCTTATCGGCGGGATTCTCCTGTATTACTTCAGCGGGAAAAAATATAACCCGGTCATCGGAATTGCCGGGGTTTCCTGTACACCGACCACGGCCAAAGTGGCGCAGAAGGTGGTTTTCAAGGCTAATCCCCGCGCGATGGTCATGCCGCTTGCCCTCGGCGCCAACGTCAGCGGCGTTATCACGACGGCGATTCTGGCCGGTATTTACTGCACCCTGCTGAAGTAA
- a CDS encoding ISL3 family transposase, whose amino-acid sequence MSTSVLYHAFNLKGITYRATRFTGDVIEYFADVKEEYIRCPKCGQRKFIFKGQKTRSFHLGPMGRKRCFLVLSLHRIKCNTCDTLWWPDLPFMVGKHRFARSFALIVLDLLRFGTIRWVADYLGVGWDMIKEIHKLKLQRLYRNIPLHKVRYIGIDEFSIRKGHEYMTTVMDLSEGRILYATEGKGKEGILPFLKKLARKGKKLRAVAMDMGISFFSAVREALPNIDVVFDRYHIMALMNQGIENLRRNHQKELDDIGKQTLKGNRFLLLRNYDSLKPDHKERLDALMQANQPLFVMHSMKEQLRLFWEIPEYAQAVTFLDTWCKDAMLSGIKELVKVAKTLSGYRTAILNYFKHHITNAALEGTNNKIKTLKRQAYGFRDMEYFKLRLYHLHTQRYSLTG is encoded by the coding sequence ATGTCCACATCGGTTCTTTATCATGCTTTCAATCTGAAGGGTATTACTTATAGAGCAACACGCTTCACGGGTGACGTCATCGAATATTTTGCAGATGTGAAAGAAGAATACATTCGCTGTCCAAAGTGCGGGCAGCGTAAATTTATCTTTAAAGGACAGAAAACACGGAGTTTTCATCTGGGACCTATGGGGCGTAAGAGGTGTTTCCTTGTACTTTCCCTTCATCGAATAAAATGCAACACTTGCGACACCCTTTGGTGGCCCGATCTGCCTTTTATGGTGGGGAAGCATAGATTTGCCCGATCCTTTGCTCTGATTGTTCTGGATCTGCTTCGATTCGGCACGATTCGCTGGGTTGCCGATTACCTCGGCGTGGGTTGGGATATGATCAAAGAGATTCATAAGTTGAAATTGCAGCGCCTCTATCGGAACATTCCTCTTCATAAAGTTCGGTATATCGGCATTGATGAATTCAGCATCCGGAAAGGCCATGAGTACATGACCACGGTGATGGATCTCTCCGAAGGACGAATCCTTTACGCCACTGAGGGAAAGGGCAAGGAGGGGATTTTACCCTTCCTGAAAAAACTTGCACGCAAGGGGAAAAAACTGCGAGCGGTTGCAATGGACATGGGAATTTCCTTCTTCTCCGCCGTCCGGGAAGCCCTTCCCAATATCGATGTCGTCTTCGACCGTTACCATATTATGGCTCTGATGAATCAAGGCATCGAAAACTTGCGCAGAAATCATCAGAAAGAACTTGATGATATCGGGAAGCAAACCCTCAAGGGAAACCGCTTCCTCCTTTTGCGAAATTATGATTCCCTGAAGCCGGACCATAAGGAACGTCTCGATGCCCTGATGCAGGCCAATCAGCCTCTATTCGTCATGCATTCCATGAAAGAGCAACTCAGACTCTTCTGGGAAATACCGGAGTACGCCCAGGCTGTTACCTTCCTTGACACCTGGTGTAAGGACGCCATGCTGTCCGGAATCAAAGAACTCGTCAAAGTAGCCAAAACGCTCTCCGGATACAGGACTGCGATACTCAATTATTTCAAACATCACATTACAAATGCCGCCCTTGAGGGCACAAACAACAAAATTAAAACTTTAAAAAGGCAGGCCTATGGATTCCGGGATATGGAATACTTCAAACTCCGCCTCTATCACCTGCATACTCAGAGGTACT